One Micromonospora sp. FIMYZ51 genomic window carries:
- a CDS encoding DUF6297 family protein: MTQVADPPVQRERAAVTARRLRRWVRRRRAGRGRTLSLETAYVLVLTVAMAVALAGPRLGPALWPEQPVAGPDRAVVLVLLGAGAAGLVRLLRGLGPLVLGRDELTWLLPAPVARRGLLLPALVRALTVGAVAGAVLALAGVARLAARPISGPALAGWLAVGAAAGVLLALLAVAAQRRPAGARLLDAGLPAVLLALGATALLARVQPLPVLPPVAAPPLALTVAVLGIVVALTAVAVRGLARLPDARLYEPSLTVGTYLDAAYAVEPSFVADLRERRYWRRRALRSRPLRPRRGWLVPWQQDLLVLRRRGRRVAALFAVAALPALLTTGPGWLPTAALVVGAVTAGGVTLDALRRDAAHPALLRLLGLTGRRAVAIRLIVPALLATAWSGLAMAVLSWLGDLPSGPWWALGLAFGPLAAMTAVRRAQAGRIDNSLPLVETPMGAIAPGPVMWLGNGLDVLVFAVPTLFALLVNVQPTWGWVGVQAGLSAAAVLAYVQFGADTRRPRV; this comes from the coding sequence GCCGCGGTGACCGCGCGCCGGTTGCGCCGCTGGGTCCGGCGGCGGCGGGCCGGCCGGGGTCGCACGCTGTCGTTGGAGACCGCGTACGTGCTGGTGCTGACGGTGGCGATGGCGGTCGCCCTGGCCGGGCCGCGGCTCGGACCGGCCCTCTGGCCGGAGCAGCCGGTGGCCGGGCCGGACCGGGCGGTGGTGCTGGTGCTGCTGGGCGCGGGTGCCGCCGGACTGGTGCGCCTGCTGCGCGGCCTGGGGCCGCTGGTGCTCGGCCGCGACGAACTGACCTGGCTGCTCCCGGCCCCGGTGGCCCGGCGCGGCCTGCTGCTGCCCGCGCTGGTGCGGGCGCTCACGGTCGGGGCCGTCGCGGGGGCGGTGCTGGCGCTCGCCGGGGTGGCCCGGTTGGCGGCCCGCCCGATCTCCGGGCCCGCGCTGGCCGGGTGGCTGGCCGTGGGTGCCGCCGCTGGTGTGCTGCTCGCGCTGCTCGCGGTGGCCGCCCAGCGAAGGCCGGCCGGTGCCCGCCTGCTGGACGCGGGACTGCCGGCGGTCCTGCTGGCGCTGGGCGCGACCGCGCTGCTCGCCCGGGTGCAGCCACTGCCGGTCCTGCCGCCGGTCGCCGCGCCGCCGCTTGCCCTCACGGTCGCCGTACTCGGTATCGTCGTCGCCCTCACCGCCGTGGCGGTACGCGGCCTGGCGCGGCTGCCCGACGCGCGGCTGTACGAGCCGTCGTTGACCGTCGGCACCTACCTGGACGCGGCGTACGCGGTCGAGCCGTCCTTCGTCGCCGACCTGCGCGAGCGGCGGTACTGGCGGCGGCGGGCGTTGCGGTCCCGGCCGCTGCGGCCCCGGCGCGGCTGGCTCGTACCGTGGCAGCAGGATCTGCTGGTGTTGCGCCGACGCGGGCGGCGGGTGGCGGCGCTGTTCGCGGTGGCCGCGCTGCCGGCGTTGCTCACCACCGGTCCCGGGTGGCTGCCGACGGCGGCCCTGGTGGTGGGCGCGGTCACCGCGGGTGGGGTGACGCTCGACGCGCTGCGCCGCGACGCGGCCCATCCGGCGTTGCTGCGGCTGCTCGGGCTGACCGGCCGGCGGGCGGTGGCGATCCGGCTGATCGTGCCGGCGCTGCTGGCCACCGCCTGGTCCGGGCTGGCCATGGCCGTGCTGAGCTGGCTCGGCGACCTGCCGTCGGGCCCGTGGTGGGCGTTGGGGCTGGCGTTCGGTCCGCTGGCCGCGATGACCGCTGTACGGCGGGCCCAGGCCGGCCGGATCGACAACTCGCTGCCGCTTGTCGAGACGCCGATGGGTGCCATCGCACCCGGCCCGGTGATGTGGCTGGGCAACGGGCTGGACGTGCTGGTGTTCGCGGTGCCGACCCTGTTCGCCCTGCTGGTGAACGTGCAGCCGACCTGGGGCTGGGTCGGGGTGCAGGCCGGGCTTTCGGCCGCCGCCGTGCTGGCGTACGTGCAGTTCGGCGCGGATACCCGCCGCCCTCGGGTGTGA